TTATGTACAGTGGAGATTCATTTGGTCAATTTAAAGTTACCGGTAAAGTAACGGATACTACTTTTCATGCGCTTACATTTGCTACTATTGAATTGTACAAAGATAGCCTCCGTCTCAAATCATCTGTGACAGATAGCGCCGGCGGGTATACCCTCGAAAATATTCAGTCAGGCATCTATAGCCTGCGATGCAGCTACCTGGGCAACAAACCATGGACGAAAGAAATAAATGTAACAAATGATATTGTAGTCAATATAACATATAGAACGAGCAGTAAAAACCTTGCTGGCATTACCGTTACAGGAAGAACTATTGAGCAGGTAGGCGACAAACTTTATTTCAATGTCGAAAACAGCATGCTGTCCAGGGGGTATAATGGAATAGAGGTTCTTCAACGTAGTCCCAAGTTGAATATTGGCCCGGATGGCGAAATCCTGTTGTCAAATAAAGCAGCTATCGTATTAATCAATGGCAGGAAGATGCCTCTACAGGGGGCAGCATTAAACACTTATTTATCCGGCTTAAATGCAGAGGAGATCAGGCGGATTGAAATACAGGATGTAGCCTCTTCTGAACAGGATGCAACGTCTGGGGGCGGCGTCATTAACATTATTACAAAAAAGAATCCACATGGATTCAAAGTGATTGCAAAAGCATCTTACCTCTTTAGAAAGAACAGCTATAGCACGGAAAACGGCGCTTTAAATCTGAACTATGGCACAGAAAAATGGGCGGTATATGGCGCTGTTAATTATAATAAAGATAAAGATTTGGGAAAATCCACCGGGGCTTTCAATTATAAATCCGGAGTTAAAAATAACAATGCAGAGGTATTTGATCAAAATGAAAAGAGCACGGATTATAGAGCAGGGATTATCTACTACCCTGATAAAAAACAAGAGACAGGTATTGAAGGCTATTACAATCAATACCACTCCAACTTTGATGGATATGGTACCCAGCAACTCGATCAGGTGGGATTACCTGCCATCAACAGTGAGATACACTCAATATCGGGGTCGAACGATTGCCTTTGGTACCTGACATTTAATTACGTCTATAAGACAGACGAAAAAGGCAGTAATTTTAAATTCATCGGCGATGTAGGCAACAATAAAAACCTACCCTATAATGACGTTCAAACAAATTACAGAAATGACGCGGCAAAAGACAGCCATGATCAATATAATACTACGGCTCTTTCCAATTATTATACGCTGCAGATTGACTGGACAAAAAAGTTAGCAGGTAATTTCGACTTCCAATCCGGAATTAAATACGGAAGGGTGAAGAGAAATAATGAATTAATCTCCCAATATCTCGAAAATGGAAGTTGGATATACAATAAAAATCAGTATCAAAAATTTGACAATCAGGAAGGCATTCTTGCCTGGTATGCCAGTGCAAGTAAACAATGGCAAAAACAGTATTTGAAGATTGGTTTGCGGATTGAGAATACTGATATCAAAGGGTTAAATAAGATCAATGATAAAAACGTTAAACAGAACTACACGAGGCTCTTCCCAAGTCTCTATTACAATTACAGCCTGAAAAACGATATGGGTTTCTCCATCAGCTACAAAAGGAGTATCACAAGGCCATTCTTCTCGGACCTAAATCCATATACGATTAAACAGAATGACTATCTGTACTTCATCGGCAATCCATATCTACAGCCTTTATATATGGATGCAATAAGGATAGCTTTCGATTTCCCCCAACAATCCATTTCAATTTTTGCCAGAAAAACGACAAACACGATTCAGGGTGCCTATTATACTGATAGTAATCTGGTAAACTATTTCCAACCACAGAATTTCGGAAAATTTTGTGAAACCGGCATTGATTATACCTATGCCGGTAATATTTCAAAATGGTGGTATGCCAGTATAAATACGGGGGTTTTCTACAATTCTTTTGATGCCATTGATGGAGTAAACACAGCCGGATTGTCATTCTATAATAATATTTATTGCCAGTTCAAAATTAGCAAGGCATGGTCGGTAGATCTATCTAACTTCTATCAGCATCGTTACAAAAATAAAAACCTTCTGGGAGAGCCCAAATACAAAACAGATCTATCCATAAGAAATACTTCCATAAAAAACATCATTCTCACACTAAGATCAAGTGACATTTTTAATACCCGCATCGATGAGAACACTTCTTACTACAAAAACTTCGACTCCTATTTCCGGTTAAAAAAACTGACGCGGTCATTTATGTTTTCTATCCAATACACATTCGACAACAAGAAAAAACTGAACACAAAAACTGTGAAATCAGACAATGAAAGCCGGCAAAGGCTCTGACACGCAGTATAAAATAGTTGCAACGAAGGAGATTGCTGAAAATCCTAAAAAGAGTAAGCGTAGTTCAAAACTGAAAAAAAATGAAAAACTTAAAATCCCTTGACAAAAAAGTGACCCCACTGAAACAAACAGAGTTACGTAAACTCAAAGGAGGTTTCTCTGCATTCGGCGGCTCTGTAAACGTAGTTAAAGAACCCGTAAATGTGAACGTGGATGTAGCTGCAGGACACCAATGCGCCTGTGCATGTAGCCCAGGATCAAATTAACCCAGAGGCCGGTCTTAAGACTATAAGACCGGCCCTTATACCTTGACCTATAAACCTAATATTATGAAATTAAGTAGATTTAATACTGCTGTTCCATATGACGGTGCAGTTGTATATCACAACTCATACTCAAACAGATTCCTCTTACTGGACCAGATGCTATACGACATGATTGCCATTATAAGGACACCCTCAGATTTAGAAGACTTAAGGGAAATCCACGAAGAGTTCTACAATGCACTAACTGAATATGGATTTATAGTAGAAGAAGATACAGATGAAATAGCAAAAGCCAGGACGCTGATAGAATCTATCGATAATCAGGACTCATATTTCCATTTAATTGTCAATCCAACGATGAATTGTAATTTCAGCTGTTGGTATTGTTACGAAAATCATGAAAAAAAATCAAGAATAACCGACGAGGTTATAGACAAGATAGAAGCACTAATCGAAAATATATTTGTAAGCAAGCCTGGTATCCAAATATTCAGTCTATCATTTTTTGGAGGAGAACCGTTGCTATTTTATGACAAAATGAGTATTCTCATGAAGAAAGCAAAGATACTGTCGGATAAGTATGGAAAGGAATTACAGATCTCCATTACCTCTAACGGCCTGCTCATTGATGAGAAAATAATTGAGGAATTAAAAGGTTATACTGTAGCGGGATTTCAGATAACACTGGATGGAAATAAAGACAAACATGACCTGGTACGATTCGTCTCAAAATCAAGAGGATCCTATGAGAAAATCATGGACAATATCAGGGCCCTCGTCCGCAATGGCTTTTTTATAACTATGAGAGTAAATTTCACAAAAGAAAACCTGATTGGATTGGAAGATATAATTGATGATCTGAGAGACTTAACTGAAGAAGAAAAGAAACTCATATCGCTATCCATGCAAAAGGTATTTCAGGAACCAAGCACACAGGAATTAATTGACGACGTGGGCAAATTCAAGGAATATGCCCGCAAAAATGGCATATCCCATCGGAGTGCAATTCTTGCAGATACTGTCAGAAGCTCCTGCTATGCAGATAAGCAGAATGAAGCCGTAATTAACTACAATGGTGATGTATATAAATGTAATGCCAGAGATTTCAACCAAAAAAATAAAGAAGGTATATTAAATGAAAAAGGAGAGATTATCTGGAACGAACAGCACAATAAAAGGTTAATACCTAAATTGACCAATAAGCCATGCCTGGAATGCTCCATTATGCCGATTTGTGGTGGAGGTTGCAGCCAGATGATAGTGGAGAATATTGGCAGAGACTATTGCGTGCATGATTTTGACGAAAAAAGCAAGAAACGACTAGTACTCGAAATGTTTTTAGATCAGGAAACAATAAAAATTTAAAATGATCTTCTTTCCACAACATGATCAGATGGATTGCGGGCCGGCCTGCCTCGCAATGGTGGCTTCCAGCTACGGTAAGATCTACGGCCTGAATTATTTACGGGAACAATCATTTCTCTCCCGGGAGGGAGTATCCCTATTGGGAATAAGTGATGCTGCCCAGCAAATCGGCATGGAAACACTGCCAGCAAAGGTTTCTCCCGACATGCTTGCGGAAAAAGAAACGCCGCTTCCCGCCATCCTTCATTGGAATCAAAACCATTTTGTTGTACTTGAAAAGATACAGCGAAATCCTTTCACAAAAGAATTACGATATAAGATAGCTGACCCGGCACATGGATTCATCACATTATCCAGAAAACGCTTTGAAAAACACTGGCTTTCAGCAGATGAAGAAGGAGTAGCATTGTTTCTGCATCCCACTGAACATTTCTACAAACAGGATCCATCAAAAGAGGAAAAGGCATCTATCCGGTTTTTATTAAGTTATCTTATCCCTTACAAACGTTCTCTGATCTGGATGCTGGTATTATTACTGATAGGGTCAATAATTTCACTGGCCTTTCCGCTTCTTAATCAAGTGCTGATAGACAAAGGCGTTAATGGAAAAAATCTCAATTTCATTACGTTGATACTATCGGCGCAACTCAGTCTTTATCTGGGCAGCCTGGTGATGGAATTATTCCGTAACTGGATTACACTTGTAGTAGGCACCAAGGTGAATATCCAGATCATTTCGGACTTCTTAAGAAAACTAATGAAACTACCCATTAAGTTTTTCGACACAAAATTAATGGGTGATTTTAATCAACGGATTACGGATCACGATCGTATAGAGAATTTCCTTACCTCTCAAAGCCTGCTCACTTTCTTCTCTATGATCACCTTTATAGTTTTCTTTGGGGTGCTCTGGTACTACAATCCGCAACTATTGTTAGTTTATCTGGGACTTAGTATTGTCGCCGTATTATGGTCATTATACTGGCTGAAACGGAGAAAGATACTAGATTATTTCCGCTTTCAGTTGCGCAGCGAAAATCAGCAATCCATTTATGAAATAATGAATGGTGTAACAGAAATGAAACTAAACCAATTTGAAGAATATAAACGCAAAGAATGGGAAACAATTCAGCAGAAAATATTTAAAACGAATATCCGCACGCTAAGACTTAACCAAATACAATTAACGGGATTTGAGTTTTTCAACCAATGTAAAAATATATTCGTCACATTTCTTGCAGCATCATTTGTCGTTCACGGACAAATGACACTAGGAGCATTATTGAGCGTATCATACATCATCGGCCAGATGAACTCCCCCATCAATCAACTGGTAAATTTTTTCCGATCATTGCAAGATGCCAAACTGAGCCTGGCCCGGCTCAATGAAGTGCAGCAGCATCCGGAAGAAGACGCCCAGGCTGAACATACTTCGGGAACTATGCCACCTCATAGGAACGATAACATGAATGCCTTCAACGGAAAAGATTTTAAGTTATCCTGCATAGATTTCCAATATGAAGGGCCGAGGTCTCCCTTTGTTCTGAAGGATATATCCCTTCATATCCCTCAGGGAAAAATAACCGCTATCGTAGGTGCCAGCGGAAGCGGAAAAACTACGCTAATGAAGCTGTTGCTGAAATTTTATGATCCTGTGAATGGTAGTATCCATCTTGGCGATCATCCTTTAAACGAGGTACCTCATCTATGGTTGCGTAAACACAGCGGAGTAGTATTGCAAGATGGCTTTATTTTTGGAGACACCATTGAACGTAACATTGTATGCGGTGATGAACATATCAACAAAGAAAGATTACATCAAGCACTTCATATCGCTAACATTGACTCATTTATTGATGGTCTTCCACTGGGCTTGAATACAAAGATCGGTTCTTCGGGCAATGGCCTTTCCGGAGGACAGCGTCAACGTATATTGATAGCTCGTGCCGTATACAAAAATCCCCTCTTCCTGTTTCTGGACGAGGCAACATCCGCCCTGGATGCAGAAAATGAAAAGGTCATTCATGATAACCTACAATCTTTCTTTACGGGAAAAACCGTAGTAATTATTGCCCACAGACTTTCTACCGTTAAAAATGCAGATCAGATCGTTGTACTAAAAGAAGGACAGATTGTAGAAAGCGGCACTCATCATCAACTTGTAGGAAAGAAGATGAACTACTACAACCTGGTGAAGAATCAACTGGAACTGGGAAGCTAACAGTTGAAACTAAACCCTATATTAACTATCTTTAGCGCCACAAAACACAACACCGTGGCTAAAATCAACGCTTCATTCTACCAGCGGGAAGATGTACTGCTGATTGCGCAACAATTATTGGGAAGTACACTGGTGACAAACATCAACGGAGTGAGAACGGCTGGTATTATCGTGGAAACCGAAGCCTATGCCGGCGTCACAGACAGGGCATCACATGCCTGGAACAACCGCCGTACTAACCGTACCGCCGTTATGTATGAACCAGGCGGCGTTGCTTATGTTTATCTCTGCTATGGTATACATTACCTGTTCAACATCGTTACCAATGTCCGCGATACGCCGCAGGCTGTATTGGTAAGAGCGCTGGAGCCGGTAGATGGGCTGGAGATCATGAAAGAAAGAACCGGAAACAAAAATCCCCTGCTTACCGCTGGTCCGGGTGCACTCAGCAAAGCAATGGGCATAGATCTCCACCTCAACGGTTCCCGTCTCTCCGGTAATAAAATTTGGGTAGAGCAACACTCCCCGGTCAGCCATATCGATATGGCCGCTGATACCCGTGTGGGCGTTCAATACGCCGGTGCCGATGCATTTCTTCCTTATCGTTTCTATATAAAAAACAATAAATGGGTCAGCAAAGGAAAAGGATTAACACTGCCGTTGTCAACATAAATACATCTTTTTTGTTACTGTTTATAACGAATATATTTCTACTTTTAACTTTCATTTTGAATGTTGGGTCCCTTATGAAATAAGACAGTAACATGCCCTCATGTTGCGGGTTTAAATAATCGAATATGTCAGGAGTGTATGCGACTACTGCTATGCCACGCAAATGGGCCATAGCAGCATTATTGATATTTATTCTTGCCGGTTGCACTTCTTCATCCACCTCTACTCACCAGCGTAAAGTGTATATCGGCAAGCTGAACGGAAAATATACCATCTACCGCAACGATCAACCTTTCCTGGTGAAAGGGGCTGCGGGAACAGACGACTTGCTTAAACTCCGCGATGCCGGAGGCAATACAATTCGCACATGGGATACCACGCACCTGGGCCAGCTGCTCGATAGCGCCTACGCTAACAATATAGCGGTTATTGCCGGCCTCTCCATCCCTCCCAGTATTTATAAGGAATTTTATGAAGATACGGCTAAAGTAGCGGCACAATATAACGGGGTCAGGGATATAGTAACCCGTTACAAATCGCATCCTGCATTACTGATGTGGTGCCTGGGCAATGAAGTCGATTTCCCCTACCGGCCGCAATACGCCAACTTCTACAGGGCATACAACCGCCTGCTGAAAACGATACACGAACAGGACCCCGATCATCCGGTCACTACAGCGCTCGTTAACTTCAACAAGCGCTGCCTTTTTAACATCCGGCTCAAAGTATCCGGCCTGGATCTTATTTCCATGAACATCTTCGGCGATCTCCGGAACCTCCATAAAAACCTGGACGATTTTTCCTGGTGGTGGAATGGCCCTTTCCTCATCACCGAATGGGGTATCAACGGGCCCTGGGAATCTGAGTTTACTGCCTGGGGAGCTCCTATTGAAAATACCACTACCAAAAAAGCGGCGCAATACCAGGAGCTCTATGAGCAGCATATGCCGGTAAATAATCCCCGCTTCCTCGGCGCCTGTATTTTCTACTGGGGCAATAAACAGGAGGTTACGCATACGTGGTACAGCCTGTTCAGTGCGGATGGCGCCGCCTCAGCAACCGCTGGTGTCATGCAATACCTGTGGACCGGCAACTGGCCTGCCCATAAGGCACCGGAATTGAAGTATATGCTGCTGGGCGGCAAAGGTGCAAGGGATAATATCATTTGCCTTCCCGATACCCTGCAAACGGCGGAAGTCTTTTTTCAAAATACGCCCGACAGCAGCTTGCGTATCGAATGGGAATTGCTGGCGGAAGACTGGTATTCAAAGGATCGCTTCGTTCCTAATACCGCAAAACCGGCGTCATTTAATACACATTTTACCAGCATCAACGGGAACAAGGCAACCTTCCGGACGCCATCGAAAGAAGGACCATACCGGATATTTGCCACTGTCTATAATAAATACGGGCAGTTTGCTGCTACCAATACACCTTTTTACGTAATCGGCCGATGATCCAAAAAACCGAAATGATTTCTCCTCCTTCCAGGAGAGAAAGATTTACCCTGAGACTCATGATAATCCTGGGCGTCTGCAGCCTGGGCTACATGATGTATTATCTATTGGATAAAAAACAGATTAACTATGCTCCTTTCTATTGGGTGCTGATAATAGGGATTGCTTTCAACTGCCTGCGTGTGCTGCATGAATGGTATCACTATTTTTCAATTACTGTTCCCGCTCCTGCCGAAAAGAAACAGGATTTTACAGTAGATATACTCACTACCTTCTGCTCCGGGGAACCTTATCCCATGATAGTGAAAACGCTTACCGCAATCAAAGCCGTTCAATATCCGCATACCACGTGGCTTTGCGATGAAGCAAATGATCCTTACCTCATCGAAATATGCCAGCAGCTGGGCGTGCGTCATGTTACCCGCACCACCCACGAAAATGCCAAGGCCGGCAACATTAACAACGCGCTAAAACAGGCCACCGGAGAGCTTTGTGTGGTGATGGACCCGGATCATGTACCCGCTCCCGGTTTCCTGGATCCGATTGTAGATCACTTCAACGATCCGGCAGTAGGGTTTGTTCAGGTCGTGCAGGCATACAGCAACCTGGGCGACAGCCTCGTGGCTAAAGGTGCTGCGCAGCAAACCTTCCAGTTCTATGGGCCGATAATGGCCACCATGAACAGTTACGGCACCGTGCTGGCCATCGGCGCCAACTGCACGTTCCGCAGGAAAGCACTGGATTCTATCGGCGGCCACGCAGCAGGGTTATCGGAAGACATGCACACCGCCATGCAGCTGCATGCAAAAGGCTGGAAATCCATTTACGTGCCTGCTGTACTTACACGCGGACTGGTACCATCTACCATGTCGGCCTACTACGCACAACAGCTCAAATGGGCCAGAGGCACCGCAGAACTACTGGTTACCTCCTACGTTAAACTGTTCCCGAATTTTACCTGGCGCCAGCAATTGCACTACGGTACTATTCCTTTTCATTATTTGTCGGGGTTCATATTCCTGATCAATTTTCTCATCCCCATCCTATCGCTCATTACCGGCCGCATTCCGTTTCATGTAGACATGGTAGATTTTGCCGTGATATGCCTCCCTGCTATTGCATCCATTTTCCTCGTCCGCCATTTTGTACAAAGGTGGGTAATGGAAGAAGAGGAACGGGGGTTTCATGTGGTAGGCGGACTATTGCTGATTGGCACCTGGTGGATATATATCCTGGGTATCGTATATACAATTATCCGGAAAAAGGTACCGTATATACCTACCCCTAAAGACGACAGCGGGGCGGATAACTGGTG
The genomic region above belongs to Chitinophaga sp. 180180018-3 and contains:
- a CDS encoding outer membrane beta-barrel protein, which encodes MNKLITMVAAGIVIMYSGDSFGQFKVTGKVTDTTFHALTFATIELYKDSLRLKSSVTDSAGGYTLENIQSGIYSLRCSYLGNKPWTKEINVTNDIVVNITYRTSSKNLAGITVTGRTIEQVGDKLYFNVENSMLSRGYNGIEVLQRSPKLNIGPDGEILLSNKAAIVLINGRKMPLQGAALNTYLSGLNAEEIRRIEIQDVASSEQDATSGGGVINIITKKNPHGFKVIAKASYLFRKNSYSTENGALNLNYGTEKWAVYGAVNYNKDKDLGKSTGAFNYKSGVKNNNAEVFDQNEKSTDYRAGIIYYPDKKQETGIEGYYNQYHSNFDGYGTQQLDQVGLPAINSEIHSISGSNDCLWYLTFNYVYKTDEKGSNFKFIGDVGNNKNLPYNDVQTNYRNDAAKDSHDQYNTTALSNYYTLQIDWTKKLAGNFDFQSGIKYGRVKRNNELISQYLENGSWIYNKNQYQKFDNQEGILAWYASASKQWQKQYLKIGLRIENTDIKGLNKINDKNVKQNYTRLFPSLYYNYSLKNDMGFSISYKRSITRPFFSDLNPYTIKQNDYLYFIGNPYLQPLYMDAIRIAFDFPQQSISIFARKTTNTIQGAYYTDSNLVNYFQPQNFGKFCETGIDYTYAGNISKWWYASINTGVFYNSFDAIDGVNTAGLSFYNNIYCQFKISKAWSVDLSNFYQHRYKNKNLLGEPKYKTDLSIRNTSIKNIILTLRSSDIFNTRIDENTSYYKNFDSYFRLKKLTRSFMFSIQYTFDNKKKLNTKTVKSDNESRQRL
- a CDS encoding glycoside hydrolase family 2 TIM barrel-domain containing protein — encoded protein: MSGVYATTAMPRKWAIAALLIFILAGCTSSSTSTHQRKVYIGKLNGKYTIYRNDQPFLVKGAAGTDDLLKLRDAGGNTIRTWDTTHLGQLLDSAYANNIAVIAGLSIPPSIYKEFYEDTAKVAAQYNGVRDIVTRYKSHPALLMWCLGNEVDFPYRPQYANFYRAYNRLLKTIHEQDPDHPVTTALVNFNKRCLFNIRLKVSGLDLISMNIFGDLRNLHKNLDDFSWWWNGPFLITEWGINGPWESEFTAWGAPIENTTTKKAAQYQELYEQHMPVNNPRFLGACIFYWGNKQEVTHTWYSLFSADGAASATAGVMQYLWTGNWPAHKAPELKYMLLGGKGARDNIICLPDTLQTAEVFFQNTPDSSLRIEWELLAEDWYSKDRFVPNTAKPASFNTHFTSINGNKATFRTPSKEGPYRIFATVYNKYGQFAATNTPFYVIGR
- a CDS encoding radical SAM protein, whose amino-acid sequence is MKLSRFNTAVPYDGAVVYHNSYSNRFLLLDQMLYDMIAIIRTPSDLEDLREIHEEFYNALTEYGFIVEEDTDEIAKARTLIESIDNQDSYFHLIVNPTMNCNFSCWYCYENHEKKSRITDEVIDKIEALIENIFVSKPGIQIFSLSFFGGEPLLFYDKMSILMKKAKILSDKYGKELQISITSNGLLIDEKIIEELKGYTVAGFQITLDGNKDKHDLVRFVSKSRGSYEKIMDNIRALVRNGFFITMRVNFTKENLIGLEDIIDDLRDLTEEEKKLISLSMQKVFQEPSTQELIDDVGKFKEYARKNGISHRSAILADTVRSSCYADKQNEAVINYNGDVYKCNARDFNQKNKEGILNEKGEIIWNEQHNKRLIPKLTNKPCLECSIMPICGGGCSQMIVENIGRDYCVHDFDEKSKKRLVLEMFLDQETIKI
- a CDS encoding DNA-3-methyladenine glycosylase; the encoded protein is MAKINASFYQREDVLLIAQQLLGSTLVTNINGVRTAGIIVETEAYAGVTDRASHAWNNRRTNRTAVMYEPGGVAYVYLCYGIHYLFNIVTNVRDTPQAVLVRALEPVDGLEIMKERTGNKNPLLTAGPGALSKAMGIDLHLNGSRLSGNKIWVEQHSPVSHIDMAADTRVGVQYAGADAFLPYRFYIKNNKWVSKGKGLTLPLST
- a CDS encoding peptidase domain-containing ABC transporter, producing MIFFPQHDQMDCGPACLAMVASSYGKIYGLNYLREQSFLSREGVSLLGISDAAQQIGMETLPAKVSPDMLAEKETPLPAILHWNQNHFVVLEKIQRNPFTKELRYKIADPAHGFITLSRKRFEKHWLSADEEGVALFLHPTEHFYKQDPSKEEKASIRFLLSYLIPYKRSLIWMLVLLLIGSIISLAFPLLNQVLIDKGVNGKNLNFITLILSAQLSLYLGSLVMELFRNWITLVVGTKVNIQIISDFLRKLMKLPIKFFDTKLMGDFNQRITDHDRIENFLTSQSLLTFFSMITFIVFFGVLWYYNPQLLLVYLGLSIVAVLWSLYWLKRRKILDYFRFQLRSENQQSIYEIMNGVTEMKLNQFEEYKRKEWETIQQKIFKTNIRTLRLNQIQLTGFEFFNQCKNIFVTFLAASFVVHGQMTLGALLSVSYIIGQMNSPINQLVNFFRSLQDAKLSLARLNEVQQHPEEDAQAEHTSGTMPPHRNDNMNAFNGKDFKLSCIDFQYEGPRSPFVLKDISLHIPQGKITAIVGASGSGKTTLMKLLLKFYDPVNGSIHLGDHPLNEVPHLWLRKHSGVVLQDGFIFGDTIERNIVCGDEHINKERLHQALHIANIDSFIDGLPLGLNTKIGSSGNGLSGGQRQRILIARAVYKNPLFLFLDEATSALDAENEKVIHDNLQSFFTGKTVVIIAHRLSTVKNADQIVVLKEGQIVESGTHHQLVGKKMNYYNLVKNQLELGS